A stretch of Microbacterium caowuchunii DNA encodes these proteins:
- a CDS encoding acyl-CoA dehydrogenase family protein, whose product MTIVETPATTARTHWSGSADHQEIDRWDAEAERVAAVLGEDALARDRANAQPFAEVELLKGSGLTTLLDPAEWGGGGAHWESALRAVRILSRTDGSIAQLLGYHYINSANIALVAPHGERERWYRESIAGRWIWGDSVNPVDPNLTLTVDGDGYRLNGFKRYSTGSGVGEALLVNAVVEGGAEHGRFAFLVLPFGHPGVELVDDWDNLGQRLSASNTVTYRDVRVEARHLLGFGTDEPVQSLITPGIQLVFGNLYLGIAQGALAQARALTNARPNAWFLSTADTYREDPFVQRLYGELVSRVAAVEALADRVNRRFDEVIGSPGGVDAEARAALEIEVARLKVVSSDTAVDVTTRVFEATGTSSTATRVGLDLHWRNVRTHSLHDPVDYKKLEVGANFLTGAVQPISLYT is encoded by the coding sequence ATGACCATCGTCGAGACCCCCGCCACCACCGCCCGGACGCACTGGAGCGGCAGCGCAGACCACCAGGAGATCGACCGCTGGGACGCGGAGGCAGAACGGGTCGCCGCGGTCCTCGGCGAGGACGCCCTGGCCCGGGACCGGGCGAACGCGCAGCCCTTCGCGGAGGTCGAGCTCCTGAAGGGCTCGGGCCTGACCACGCTCCTGGATCCCGCCGAGTGGGGCGGCGGCGGGGCGCACTGGGAATCCGCGCTGCGCGCCGTCCGCATCCTCTCCCGCACCGACGGCTCGATCGCGCAACTGCTCGGCTACCACTACATCAACTCCGCGAACATCGCCCTGGTCGCGCCGCACGGGGAGCGCGAGCGCTGGTATCGGGAGAGCATCGCCGGGCGCTGGATCTGGGGCGACTCGGTCAACCCGGTCGATCCGAACCTGACGCTCACGGTCGACGGCGACGGCTACCGGCTGAACGGGTTCAAGCGCTACTCCACCGGCTCCGGCGTGGGGGAGGCGTTGCTGGTCAACGCGGTCGTCGAGGGGGGAGCCGAACACGGCCGGTTCGCATTCCTCGTCCTGCCGTTCGGGCATCCGGGGGTGGAACTGGTGGACGACTGGGACAACCTCGGACAGCGCCTGTCGGCGAGCAACACCGTGACCTATCGCGACGTCCGGGTGGAGGCGCGGCACCTGCTCGGCTTCGGGACCGACGAGCCGGTGCAGAGCCTCATCACCCCGGGCATCCAGCTGGTGTTCGGCAACCTCTACCTCGGCATCGCCCAGGGGGCTCTCGCCCAGGCGAGGGCGCTGACCAACGCCCGCCCCAACGCGTGGTTCCTGAGCACGGCGGACACCTACCGGGAGGACCCGTTCGTGCAGCGGCTGTACGGGGAGCTCGTCTCCCGGGTGGCCGCGGTGGAGGCGCTCGCCGACCGCGTGAACCGCCGGTTCGACGAGGTCATCGGATCGCCCGGCGGTGTCGACGCCGAGGCCCGGGCGGCGCTCGAGATCGAGGTCGCCCGGCTCAAGGTGGTCTCCAGCGACACCGCGGTCGACGTCACGACACGCGTGTTCGAGGCCACCGGGACGAGTTCCACCGCGACCAGGGTGGGTCTCGACCTGCACTGGCGCAACGTCCGCACGCACTCGCTGCACGACCCGGTGGACTACAAGAAGCTCGAGGTCGGCGCGAACTTCCTGACCGGCGCGGTGCAACCGATCTCGCTCTACACCTGA
- a CDS encoding LLM class flavin-dependent oxidoreductase: protein MSSRIILNAFEMSCVTHQAPGLWRHPDNDADRYNRLDYWTDLAKLLERGTFDAVFLADVLGVYDVYRDSAAPALRDAAQIPVGDPLLQIPAMAAVTRGLGFGVTIASTYAQPYALARTLSTLDHFTDGRVGWNVVTSYLDSAARNLGLGEQIAHDDRYAIADEFLDVTYKLWEGSWEDGAAVRDRTAGVFTDPERVHPIQHHGRFFDVPGIHLAEPSPQRTPVIFQAGASPRGQEFAARHGEAIFINGLVPELTRTVTDGIRDKAERIGRPRDSVKILTLATVIVAETDEAAHAAYADYRRYVSVEGALALYGGWSGIDLAELDPDEPLEYVDTDAARSALSIFTLADPTRTWTPRDIAEYVGIGGIGPVLVGGPATVADELERWIEVGGIDGFNLAYVTTPGTFEDIVEYLIPELRRRGRVWDDYEGATLRERLSGSAVVPSWHPAHAYRGAYSGLHSAADGGASVLPATV, encoded by the coding sequence ATGAGCTCCCGCATCATCCTCAACGCGTTCGAGATGAGCTGCGTCACCCACCAGGCGCCCGGCCTCTGGCGCCATCCGGACAACGACGCCGATCGCTACAACCGCCTGGACTACTGGACGGACCTGGCGAAGCTCCTCGAGCGCGGCACGTTCGACGCCGTCTTCCTCGCGGACGTGCTGGGCGTCTACGACGTCTACCGCGATTCGGCGGCGCCCGCCCTGCGGGACGCGGCCCAGATCCCGGTCGGGGACCCGCTGCTGCAGATCCCCGCCATGGCGGCAGTCACCCGCGGGCTCGGCTTCGGGGTCACCATCGCCTCCACCTACGCGCAGCCGTACGCGCTCGCCCGCACGCTCTCGACGCTCGATCACTTCACCGACGGCCGGGTGGGATGGAACGTCGTGACGTCCTATCTGGACAGCGCCGCCCGCAATCTCGGCCTCGGCGAACAGATCGCCCATGACGACCGCTACGCCATCGCGGACGAGTTCCTCGACGTGACCTACAAGCTCTGGGAAGGCTCGTGGGAGGACGGCGCGGCCGTCCGCGACCGGACAGCCGGAGTGTTCACCGACCCCGAGCGCGTGCACCCGATCCAGCACCACGGCCGGTTCTTCGACGTCCCCGGGATCCACCTGGCCGAACCGTCACCCCAGCGCACCCCGGTCATCTTCCAGGCGGGCGCATCGCCCCGGGGCCAGGAGTTCGCCGCCCGGCACGGGGAGGCGATCTTCATCAACGGTCTGGTGCCGGAACTGACGCGCACCGTGACCGACGGTATCCGGGACAAGGCGGAACGGATCGGCCGGCCCCGCGACTCGGTCAAGATCCTCACGCTCGCGACCGTGATCGTCGCCGAGACGGATGAGGCGGCGCACGCCGCCTACGCCGACTACCGGCGGTACGTATCCGTCGAGGGCGCTCTGGCACTGTACGGCGGCTGGTCCGGAATCGATCTGGCCGAGCTCGACCCCGACGAGCCGCTCGAGTACGTGGACACGGATGCGGCGCGCTCGGCGCTGTCGATCTTCACCCTCGCGGACCCCACCCGGACCTGGACCCCTCGCGACATCGCCGAGTACGTCGGGATCGGCGGGATCGGACCGGTGCTCGTCGGGGGACCCGCGACCGTCGCCGACGAGCTGGAGCGGTGGATCGAGGTGGGCGGGATCGACGGATTCAACCTCGCCTACGTGACGACACCGGGAACCTTCGAGGACATCGTCGAGTACCTCATCCCGGAGCTCCGCCGGCGCGGGCGGGTCTGGGACGACTACGAGGGGGCGACGTTGCGCGAGCGGCTGAGCGGAAGCGCCGTCGTCCCCTCCTGGCATCCCGCGCACGCATACCGCGGAGCGTATTCGGGTCTGCACAGCGCCGCCGACGGCGGCGCATCCGTCCTGCCCGCGACCGTCTGA
- the ribH gene encoding 6,7-dimethyl-8-ribityllumazine synthase: MSGHGAPKTEIVDATGLRVVVVAGTWHEVITEGLISGAERVLTASGADYTVVRVAGSFELPVTAKTALEAGADAVIALGVIIRGGTPHFEFVSAAATDGLTRVALDTGKPVGFGVLTLDDEQQGIDRAGFDGSREDKGAEAADAALRTALTLRALRG, from the coding sequence ATGAGCGGACACGGCGCACCCAAGACCGAGATCGTCGACGCCACGGGCCTCCGTGTCGTGGTCGTCGCCGGCACCTGGCATGAGGTCATCACCGAAGGCCTTATCTCCGGAGCCGAGCGGGTGCTCACCGCATCCGGCGCCGACTACACCGTCGTGCGCGTCGCGGGCTCCTTCGAGCTGCCGGTGACGGCGAAGACGGCCCTCGAGGCCGGGGCGGATGCGGTGATCGCGCTCGGCGTGATCATCCGCGGCGGCACCCCGCACTTCGAGTTCGTCTCGGCCGCCGCGACGGACGGGCTGACCCGCGTCGCCCTCGACACGGGCAAGCCGGTGGGCTTCGGTGTGCTGACGCTCGACGACGAACAGCAGGGCATCGACCGCGCCGGTTTCGACGGGTCGCGGGAGGACAAGGGCGCCGAGGCGGCGGATGCAGCACTCCGCACCGCGCTGACCCTCCGCGCTCTCCGCGGCTGA
- a CDS encoding phosphoenolpyruvate carboxykinase (GTP): MALAETYTRTAPNRIVASSAYGQRPEIEGPGMAALVEWVEEIAALTKPDRIHWVDGSRAENDALLREMVDEGKLIKLNPEWRPSSYLARSHPSDVARTEGRTFIASEREEDAGPTNNWADPAEMRGTMNRIFDGSMRGRTMYVVPFSMGAVGGPLSHIGVQVTDSAYAVTSIGIMTRVGTHVVEQIAAGSPWVKTVHSVGAPLAPGEADVAWPCNDDKYIVHFPDTLEVWSYGSGYGGNAILAKKCFALRIASVIGRNEGWLAEHMLLIRVISPEGKAYHVAAAFPSACGKTNLAMLRPTIPGWRVETLGDDIAWLRPGEDGRLWAINPEAGFFGVAPGTGESTNVTAVETLWGNTIFTNVALRPDGDVWWEGLTDEAPAELEDWEGNPWTPASGRPAAHPNSRFTVAAAQCPQIAEDWDAPEGVPLDAILFGGRRATNVPLVVEATDWTHGVFLGSTISSERTAAAEGTVGELRRDPFAMLPFCGYNMADYFGHWVKVGQKLRFDRAPRIFQVNWFRRGADGRFLWPGFGDNARVIDWIIRRVEGKVPAVDTPIGRVPRTSDLNLDGITVPQEDLDELFSIDTESWLTEARLTEEFYDTFGDKVPSALRAELASLRYRLGQKANA, from the coding sequence ATGGCACTGGCCGAGACCTACACCCGTACCGCACCGAACCGCATCGTCGCTTCGAGCGCGTATGGCCAGCGTCCCGAGATCGAGGGCCCCGGCATGGCCGCACTCGTCGAATGGGTCGAGGAGATCGCCGCGCTCACCAAGCCCGACCGCATCCACTGGGTCGACGGCTCCCGTGCCGAGAACGACGCGCTGCTGCGAGAGATGGTCGACGAGGGCAAGCTCATCAAGCTGAACCCGGAATGGCGGCCGAGCTCCTACCTGGCCCGGTCCCACCCGAGCGACGTGGCGCGCACCGAGGGTCGTACCTTCATCGCGTCCGAGCGTGAAGAGGACGCCGGTCCCACCAACAACTGGGCCGACCCGGCCGAGATGCGCGGCACGATGAACCGCATCTTCGACGGATCGATGCGCGGCCGCACGATGTACGTGGTGCCGTTCTCGATGGGTGCCGTCGGTGGCCCCCTCTCGCACATCGGGGTGCAGGTCACCGACTCCGCCTACGCGGTCACCTCCATCGGCATCATGACCCGCGTGGGCACCCACGTCGTGGAGCAGATCGCCGCTGGGTCCCCCTGGGTGAAGACGGTGCACTCCGTCGGCGCCCCGCTCGCACCGGGCGAGGCGGATGTGGCATGGCCCTGCAACGACGACAAGTACATCGTGCACTTCCCGGACACCCTCGAGGTGTGGTCCTACGGCTCCGGCTACGGCGGCAACGCGATCCTCGCCAAGAAGTGCTTCGCGCTGCGGATCGCCTCGGTGATCGGCCGCAACGAGGGCTGGCTCGCCGAGCACATGCTGCTCATCCGCGTCATCAGCCCGGAGGGCAAGGCCTACCACGTGGCCGCGGCGTTCCCGTCGGCATGCGGCAAGACGAACCTTGCGATGCTGCGCCCCACCATCCCCGGCTGGCGGGTCGAGACGCTCGGCGACGACATCGCCTGGCTGCGTCCGGGGGAGGATGGGCGCCTGTGGGCGATCAACCCCGAGGCGGGCTTCTTCGGCGTGGCACCGGGCACCGGCGAGTCGACCAACGTGACGGCCGTCGAGACGCTGTGGGGCAACACGATCTTCACGAACGTCGCACTCCGCCCCGACGGCGATGTCTGGTGGGAGGGTCTGACGGACGAGGCCCCGGCTGAGCTCGAGGACTGGGAGGGCAACCCCTGGACCCCGGCATCCGGTCGTCCGGCCGCGCACCCGAACTCGCGCTTCACGGTCGCCGCCGCCCAGTGCCCGCAGATCGCGGAGGACTGGGATGCGCCGGAGGGCGTGCCGCTGGATGCCATCCTCTTCGGCGGACGTCGCGCCACGAACGTGCCGCTCGTCGTCGAGGCCACGGACTGGACACACGGGGTGTTCCTCGGCTCGACCATCTCGTCCGAGCGCACCGCCGCCGCAGAAGGCACGGTCGGGGAGCTGCGCCGTGACCCGTTCGCGATGCTGCCGTTCTGCGGATACAACATGGCCGACTACTTCGGCCACTGGGTCAAGGTCGGCCAGAAGCTGCGCTTCGACCGCGCACCGCGGATCTTCCAGGTGAACTGGTTCCGCCGCGGCGCCGACGGCCGGTTCCTGTGGCCGGGATTCGGCGACAACGCCCGCGTCATCGACTGGATCATCCGCCGCGTGGAGGGCAAGGTCCCGGCGGTGGACACGCCGATCGGTCGCGTGCCGCGCACCTCCGACCTGAACCTGGACGGCATCACCGTCCCGCAGGAGGACCTCGACGAGCTGTTCTCGATCGACACGGAGTCCTGGCTCACGGAGGCCCGGCTCACGGAGGAGTTCTACGACACCTTCGGCGACAAGGTGCCCTCTGCGCTGCGCGCCGAGCTCGCGTCGCTGCGCTACCGGCTGGGGCAGAAGGCCAACGCCTGA
- a CDS encoding XRE family transcriptional regulator has product MPSSTIELTTLGHRIRHYRTSAGLTLDELGLAVGVAGSHLSLIENGKREPKLSLLQEIATATGAQLSDLLSSEPPNRRAALEIELERAQSAHAFRRLGLPPIRVTKGLSDETIETVLGLHHELQRREREAIATPEEARRANTELRLRMRERNNYLPDIEKLAEKQLKAAGHTAGALTHRTVSIMAAQLGFELIYASDLPQSTRSITDLENGRIYLPPASIPGGHGLRSMALQAMAHRLLGHQPPSDYADFLQQRLEINYYAACCLMPLTNSVAFLQQAKKERDLAVEDFRDAFGVTHEAAGMRMTNLLTEHVGIPLHFLRVDGDGAISRVFENDDLPLPMDVTGAVEGQIVCRKFSARSAFAEQNRTTEHYQYTDTPSGTFWCSTQTGSTPEGEFSITVGVPFDDAKWFRGRETTQRATSTCPDEACCRRPAAEAANRWEGKAWPSARVHMQMFTPLPRGAFPGVDDNEVYAFLDRHL; this is encoded by the coding sequence ATGCCGTCGAGCACGATCGAACTCACCACCCTGGGGCACCGCATCCGTCACTACCGGACGAGCGCCGGCCTGACCCTGGACGAACTCGGGCTCGCGGTGGGCGTCGCCGGAAGCCACCTGAGCCTGATCGAGAACGGCAAGCGGGAGCCGAAGCTCTCCCTCCTCCAGGAGATCGCGACCGCCACCGGAGCGCAGCTGAGCGACCTGCTCTCCAGCGAGCCGCCCAACCGCCGGGCCGCCCTCGAGATCGAGCTCGAGCGGGCGCAGTCCGCCCACGCGTTCCGGCGCCTCGGGCTCCCCCCCATCCGCGTGACCAAGGGGCTCAGCGACGAGACCATCGAGACCGTCCTGGGGCTGCACCACGAGCTGCAGCGTCGCGAGCGGGAGGCGATCGCGACGCCGGAGGAGGCTCGGCGCGCCAACACCGAACTGCGCCTGCGGATGCGGGAGCGCAACAACTATCTGCCCGACATCGAGAAGCTGGCCGAGAAGCAGTTGAAGGCGGCCGGGCACACCGCGGGCGCGCTCACCCACCGCACCGTCAGCATCATGGCCGCGCAGCTCGGGTTCGAGCTCATCTACGCGAGCGATCTGCCGCAGTCGACCCGGTCCATCACCGACCTGGAGAACGGCCGCATCTACCTCCCGCCGGCGTCGATCCCCGGCGGCCACGGGCTCCGTTCGATGGCGCTGCAGGCGATGGCGCACCGACTGCTCGGACACCAGCCGCCCAGCGACTACGCCGACTTCCTGCAGCAGCGCCTGGAGATCAACTACTACGCCGCGTGCTGCCTGATGCCTCTGACGAACTCGGTGGCCTTCCTGCAGCAGGCCAAGAAAGAGCGCGACCTCGCGGTGGAGGACTTCCGCGACGCGTTCGGCGTCACCCACGAAGCGGCCGGGATGCGGATGACGAACCTCCTCACCGAGCATGTCGGCATCCCGCTGCACTTCCTGCGCGTGGACGGCGACGGGGCGATCTCGCGGGTGTTCGAGAACGACGACCTGCCCCTGCCGATGGATGTCACCGGTGCGGTGGAGGGGCAGATCGTGTGCCGCAAGTTCTCCGCCCGCTCCGCCTTCGCCGAGCAGAACCGCACGACCGAGCACTACCAGTACACCGACACCCCCTCCGGCACGTTCTGGTGCTCCACCCAGACCGGGTCCACCCCGGAAGGCGAGTTCTCCATCACGGTGGGGGTGCCGTTCGACGACGCGAAGTGGTTCCGCGGACGGGAGACCACCCAGCGGGCGACCTCGACGTGCCCGGACGAGGCGTGCTGCCGCCGCCCGGCGGCGGAGGCCGCGAACCGCTGGGAGGGCAAGGCGTGGCCGAGCGCGCGCGTGCACATGCAGATGTTCACGCCGCTGCCGCGCGGCGCCTTCCCCGGTGTCGACGACAACGAGGTGTACGCCTTCCTCGACCGGCACCTCTAG
- a CDS encoding MFS transporter gives MSSASPAAPVNSRSRVITASLVGTTIEFYDFYVYATAAVLVFPALFFPTGDDTTALLSSFAVFGAAMVARPIGAVIFGHFGDRFGRKATLVASLLTMGVATFLIGCLPTYQDIGWWAALILLFLRLAQGFALGGEWSGAALVATENAPKGKRAWYGTFPQLGAPIGFIIANGVFLIINFALPHPDGGAQRSEEFLAWGWRVPFLFSAVMVIVGLWVRLRLVESAAFTKAEKTGAIRKFPLGAVLRMHWWHLILGTFIMLATYVLFYLMTSFTLSYGTKAATDAAQAAAEAAGTPFDAATYVPGLGFGYTDFVIMQIIGVVFFGIFTLLSGPVADAIGRRRLLIWVTVAIIVFGCTFNVFLLPQVDPKFTGALVQGFLIIGFVLMGATFGPMGAILPELFPTNVRYTGSAISYNVSSILGAALAPIIAVALWAAADGSPWLVGIYLSGAGVLTLIALVLSKETKDVDYDEGAALQETASL, from the coding sequence ATGTCATCCGCTTCCCCCGCCGCACCGGTCAACTCCCGCTCTCGCGTGATCACCGCGAGCCTCGTCGGCACGACGATCGAGTTCTACGACTTCTACGTCTACGCGACCGCCGCGGTCCTCGTCTTCCCCGCCCTCTTCTTCCCCACCGGCGACGACACGACGGCGCTGCTGTCGTCCTTCGCCGTCTTCGGCGCCGCGATGGTCGCTCGCCCCATCGGTGCGGTCATCTTCGGCCATTTCGGCGACCGCTTCGGCCGCAAGGCCACGCTCGTCGCGTCCCTGCTCACGATGGGCGTCGCCACCTTCCTGATCGGCTGCCTGCCGACCTACCAGGACATCGGATGGTGGGCCGCCCTCATCCTGCTGTTCCTGCGCCTCGCCCAGGGCTTCGCCCTCGGTGGCGAGTGGTCCGGCGCCGCCCTCGTGGCGACCGAGAACGCACCGAAGGGAAAGCGTGCCTGGTACGGCACGTTCCCGCAGCTCGGCGCCCCGATCGGTTTCATCATCGCCAACGGAGTGTTCCTCATCATCAACTTCGCCCTGCCGCATCCGGACGGCGGCGCGCAGCGTTCCGAGGAGTTCCTGGCCTGGGGATGGCGCGTGCCCTTCCTGTTCTCGGCGGTCATGGTCATCGTCGGGCTCTGGGTGCGTCTGCGCCTGGTCGAGTCCGCCGCCTTCACGAAGGCCGAGAAGACCGGCGCGATCCGCAAGTTCCCGCTGGGCGCGGTGCTGCGCATGCACTGGTGGCACCTGATCCTCGGCACGTTCATCATGCTGGCGACCTACGTGCTCTTCTACCTGATGACGAGCTTCACCCTCTCCTACGGCACGAAGGCGGCGACGGATGCGGCGCAGGCCGCGGCCGAGGCCGCCGGAACCCCGTTCGATGCCGCGACGTACGTGCCCGGACTCGGCTTCGGGTACACCGACTTCGTGATCATGCAGATCATCGGCGTCGTGTTCTTCGGCATCTTCACGCTGCTGTCCGGCCCGGTCGCGGACGCGATCGGGCGCCGACGCCTGCTGATCTGGGTGACCGTCGCGATCATCGTGTTCGGCTGCACGTTCAACGTGTTCCTGCTGCCGCAGGTGGACCCGAAGTTCACCGGGGCGCTCGTCCAGGGGTTCCTGATCATCGGGTTCGTGCTCATGGGCGCGACGTTCGGCCCGATGGGGGCGATCCTGCCGGAGCTTTTCCCGACGAACGTCAGGTACACCGGCTCGGCGATCTCGTACAACGTCTCGTCGATCCTCGGCGCCGCCCTCGCCCCGATCATCGCGGTCGCGCTCTGGGCCGCCGCCGACGGATCCCCGTGGCTGGTCGGCATCTACCTCAGCGGTGCGGGCGTGCTCACCCTCATCGCGCTGGTGCTCTCCAAGGAGACGAAGGACGTCGACTACGACGAGGGCGCGGCGCTGCAGGAGACCGCGTCGCTCTGA
- a CDS encoding ABC transporter ATP-binding protein has protein sequence MSSPLSGRRARGRTDGPRASFRQLLPFLFEHKRTLVVVAILSVIAAVTTLGQPLVVGEVISRVQAGDTLGVLVWALVALVVASSVISGYQHYLLQRTGTAVVFSSRRRLIARILHLPIREFDARRTGDIVSRVGTDTTLLYAVLTQGLADSIGNVLIFVGAIIAMLVIDPLLLLLILVVIGASFGVVGALSGRIRRHTSAQQEKVGELASAVERAVGSIRTVRAAGAAEREQAGITQTATEAYGIGVAIAKASALIVPIAGIALQLSLLVVLGVGGYRVASGAITIASLVTFVMFLFFLIQPLGSFFGAITSVNQALGALGRIQEVLDLPTETEDDAAIAARITDADAAVAPADTAIEFRDVHFTYPAAVVAARQKTEAEAKAMLASAHVDTSALQAIEAEETEGHVLRGVSFRVPRGARVALVGPSGAGKSTTLSLIERFYDPTDGAILLDGRDIRTLDRDDLRAHLGYVEQDAPTLAGTIGDNLRLASPEATDAECERVLREVNLGEVLDRSPLGLDAPVGEAGVMLSGGERQRLAIARALLAAPPILLLDESTSSLDGLNEQRMREAIDSVAEGRTLIVIAHRLSTVVDSDVIVVLEGGRVVGQGTHSELVATVPLYRDLAKHQLLV, from the coding sequence ATGAGCTCCCCCCTCTCCGGCCGCCGCGCCCGCGGCCGCACCGACGGCCCCCGCGCGAGCTTCCGCCAGCTGCTGCCGTTCCTGTTCGAACACAAGCGCACCCTCGTGGTCGTCGCGATCCTCAGCGTCATCGCCGCCGTCACGACGCTCGGCCAGCCACTCGTCGTCGGCGAGGTGATCTCGCGCGTGCAGGCCGGCGACACCCTCGGAGTGCTCGTCTGGGCATTGGTGGCCCTCGTCGTCGCCTCCTCGGTGATCTCGGGTTACCAGCACTATCTGCTGCAGCGCACCGGGACAGCGGTCGTGTTCTCCAGCCGCCGGCGGCTCATCGCCCGCATCCTGCATCTGCCGATCCGCGAGTTCGACGCCCGCCGCACGGGGGACATCGTCTCCCGTGTCGGCACGGACACGACCCTCCTCTACGCGGTGCTCACCCAGGGGCTGGCGGACTCCATCGGCAACGTCCTGATCTTCGTGGGCGCGATCATCGCGATGCTGGTGATCGACCCGCTGCTGCTCCTGCTCATCCTCGTGGTCATCGGCGCCTCCTTCGGCGTGGTCGGTGCCCTCAGCGGCCGCATCCGTCGTCACACCAGCGCCCAGCAGGAGAAGGTCGGCGAGCTCGCCTCCGCCGTGGAGCGCGCGGTCGGATCGATCCGGACGGTGCGGGCCGCGGGCGCCGCCGAACGCGAGCAGGCCGGGATCACGCAGACCGCGACCGAGGCGTACGGCATCGGCGTCGCCATCGCGAAGGCGTCGGCGCTGATCGTGCCGATCGCCGGCATCGCCCTGCAACTGTCCCTGCTCGTGGTCCTCGGTGTCGGCGGCTACCGGGTCGCCTCGGGCGCGATCACGATCGCGAGCCTCGTCACGTTCGTGATGTTCCTCTTCTTCCTCATCCAGCCGCTCGGCTCCTTCTTCGGCGCCATCACCTCGGTGAACCAGGCACTCGGCGCGCTCGGCCGCATCCAGGAGGTCCTCGACCTGCCCACCGAGACGGAGGACGACGCGGCGATCGCCGCCCGGATCACGGATGCGGATGCCGCCGTGGCCCCGGCGGACACCGCGATCGAGTTCCGCGACGTGCACTTCACCTACCCCGCCGCGGTCGTCGCCGCCCGGCAGAAGACCGAGGCCGAGGCGAAGGCGATGCTCGCCAGCGCGCACGTCGACACGTCCGCCCTCCAGGCGATCGAGGCGGAGGAGACCGAGGGGCACGTGCTGCGCGGCGTCTCCTTCCGGGTCCCGCGCGGCGCGCGCGTGGCGCTCGTCGGCCCGTCCGGCGCCGGCAAGAGCACCACGCTGTCACTCATCGAGCGGTTCTACGACCCGACCGACGGCGCGATCCTGCTGGACGGCCGCGACATCCGGACCCTCGATCGCGACGATCTGCGCGCCCACCTCGGATACGTCGAGCAGGACGCCCCGACCCTCGCCGGCACGATCGGCGACAACCTGCGGCTGGCGTCTCCCGAGGCGACGGATGCGGAGTGCGAGCGGGTCCTCCGCGAGGTCAATCTCGGCGAGGTATTGGACCGGTCTCCGCTGGGCCTCGACGCGCCGGTCGGAGAGGCCGGGGTCATGCTGTCGGGGGGCGAGCGTCAGCGCCTCGCCATCGCCCGCGCGCTGCTGGCCGCGCCGCCCATCCTGCTGCTGGACGAGTCGACGTCCTCGCTCGACGGCCTGAACGAGCAGCGGATGCGGGAGGCCATCGACTCGGTGGCCGAGGGGCGCACCCTCATCGTCATCGCCCACCGCCTGTCCACGGTCGTCGACAGCGACGTCATCGTCGTCCTCGAGGGCGGTCGGGTGGTCGGCCAGGGCACGCACTCCGAGCTCGTCGCGACCGTGCCGCTGTACCGGGACCTCGCCAAGCACCAGCTCCTCGTCTAG
- a CDS encoding Fe-S protein, with translation METLRDIVVYIHLIGFAVLFGAWLVEAVARRIRFTRLMSVGMTIAALTGFALAAPWGIEYELNYVKITVKLVVLLVIGALLGIGGGRQKRTGSLPPALFWAVGVLTLLNAGLAVIWR, from the coding sequence ATGGAGACCCTGCGCGACATCGTCGTATACATCCACCTCATCGGCTTCGCCGTGCTCTTCGGCGCCTGGCTCGTCGAGGCGGTGGCGCGCCGCATCCGCTTCACCCGCCTGATGAGCGTCGGCATGACCATCGCCGCGCTCACGGGCTTCGCCCTCGCCGCTCCGTGGGGCATCGAGTACGAGCTCAACTATGTGAAGATCACGGTCAAGCTGGTCGTCCTGCTCGTCATCGGCGCCCTGCTCGGTATCGGCGGCGGCCGCCAGAAGCGCACCGGATCGCTGCCGCCCGCACTGTTCTGGGCCGTCGGCGTCCTGACCCTGCTGAACGCGGGACTCGCCGTCATCTGGCGCTGA